A window of the Besnoitia besnoiti strain Bb-Ger1 chromosome VI, whole genome shotgun sequence genome harbors these coding sequences:
- a CDS encoding hypothetical protein (encoded by transcript BESB_067070): MEKYRVFSDESTGVHPFIPVAYMKAQLSPPSSLAVRVCSLSVSLVAFVCKTILVGARLLLLFFSAFLAALTQQFLLIFLPFPYMHWLLSLWLMALPARLALFALGVWNVDEQAADFRRLKIRAPPPNAPSPWSAFLSLPAAPVVSFRPVGVSSSDAKKIRSCRVCLASFTGLVEPLYLAYRLAPRFALVHEHGGFSFCSIWDFLKFSLQFRLAPGQGTYRTLSALLLAHEKSSTACMPVVIFPEGQKSNGTCILQWTAAAGVAGGDGRNDTAGFDAAALQLLDGRVAEVGCIYTAIAGAGTGKEPRAAVPYGPPHTVHPPMHHLRLLLSTARHGVAFVWAAPSAVQASVQQQLQSLGGAGASASASQILSSLREVMTRMLPGLTAVKSKGGKDLCKFNEYWEKTQQEQYLKNNR, from the exons ATGGAGAAGTACCGCGTCTTCAGCGACGAGAGTACGGGGGTTCACCCCTTCATCCCCGTCGCCTATATGAAGGCACAGTTGTCGCCTCCATCTTCTCTTGCGGTCCGCGTGTGCTCCCTGTCCGTCTCGCTCGTGGCTTTCGTGTGTAAGACTATTCTCGTTGGCGCCCGTCTCCTGCTGCTCTTCTTTTCTGCCTTTCTGGCTGCACTGACACAGCAGTTCCTCCTGATTTTTCTCCCCTTCCCCTATATGCACTGGCTGCTGTCACTGTGGCTCATGGCGttgcctgcgcgtctcgcgcttttcgccctcggcgtctggAACGTCGACGAACAGGCCGCAG ACTTTCGGCGCCTGAAgatccgcgcgccgccgccgaacgCTCCCTCCCCGTGGTCGGCGTTCCTGAGcctccctgcggcgccggtcgTGTCTTTTCGTCCTGTGGGCGTTTCCTCaagcgacgcgaagaagattcgcagctgccgcgtgtgtctcgcgaGCTTCACGGGCCTGGTGGAGCCCCTATACCTCGCGTACCGCTTGGCTccgcgcttcgccctcgtGCATGAGCACGGTggcttctccttctgctcCATCTGGGATTTTCTCAAGTTCAGTCTCCAGTTTCGA CTGGCGCCGGGGCAGGGGACCTATCGCACGCTGTCGGCGCTTCTGCTCGCCCACGAGAAGTCGTCCACCGCATGCATGCCGGTTGTGATTTTCCCCGAAGGCCAGAAGAGCAACGGGACGTGCATTTTGCAGtggactgccgcggcgggtGTCGCCGGGGGCGACGGGAGGAACGACACTGCAGGCTTTGACGCTGCCGCGTTGCAGTTGCTCGACGGCCGCGTTGCGGAAGTGGGATGTATCTACACGGCTATCGCAGGGGCAGGCACAGGAAAGgagccacgcgccgccgtgcCTTACGGCCCGCCGCACACG GTTCACCCTCCGATGCAtcacctccgcctcctgtTGTCCACGGCCAGACATGGGGTGGCGTTTGtctgggcggcgccgagcgcggtgCAGGCCTctgtgcagcagcagctgcagagtctggggggggcaggcgcctcggcctccgcctcgcagattctctcctctctgcgcgaagTCATGACACGCATGCTGCCAGGCCTCACGGCGGTGAAGTCCAAGGGCGGCAAGGACCTCTGCAAGTTCAACGAGTACtgggagaagacgcagcaggaGCAGTACCTGAAGAATAATAGATAA
- a CDS encoding regulator of chromosome condensation RCC1 (encoded by transcript BESB_067060) has translation MESLPPSQSNAVAPAPLGREECARAEADAAMEASVVPAAGVAALAGSPPKGDAEAAGDIFGQERKGEEGDTQQTQGSQQAPQNSTASAATDEEWRCPICLVVNAPTDLTCPCCEGPKPGHQPSSGRPSSGPSPFATGTAKGSGFHLVGSVSAAPSSSGGFVFGASAAPEGRRSEGFRPDFSTASGAAASSSVFCTSAGSSSTPFAAAPGGSGSSLGASASQSANAGAEVKKRPSGFVPVLAPSESQSSASAASEAAAAADGRAGVCVPAAGAEEDAEEKEEEKERLAVAPKAPQEDAAEGVPTATVFMFGSGEMDQMPFWVQADGEDDEDREVVKPRAVVEFNGKHVIRAASGAMHSAVLTADGRCWTFGCSDGGVLGRGAHLGNKALVPDAVPIAGAVVEVACGDSHTAFLTRQGRLYLAGTYRDAYGALGFPDFAGAFRGETPAFVAENAMPALVFSGLNRPRISAVACGENHTVALEHGGGAFYVWGSNEFGQLGVSSASSLASAAQASEKNGDTATLLAGGGGEVALQAKLSLLLPARRTVGDLVGSLGLPSGLEIKRLFCGKCTTFMTLEASAAEPNGDAGEKAAGASRGEREGTSFVLGCGRNSQGEVGCGVKNFGSIVDKFVQVKKLDGEAIKFIGGGQFFSVALRADGALYTWGQSDFTGAKQANAQAAAVHDFALGAWVCGSEATTGEKLTRMTAGAASSGALFRAGLGAAFGKYTSVEEPTPLNKFAAPLRWVQCGSDHCLAVTTSGILYTWGAGQNFQLGNGEDVEIRRTPFLVDPRLFDSTFVLQAFGGSQHSMVLSWTGAYAQREAAKEEEEGEDEGTSAARKRHRPDTDQEEEVESERESKRSRGYRAREGHRGGEKKSGESKKKGGDAGRGEGEGEDEGEKKEKGEVAGETKAESEEEETRAVEEEEAEEQTKRDSAKGGAAEELKEEEDEEQDVVVDLVVDEETGAGAKKALKKSASRAGSASRGAGGGRGAAARTPSSRGGRAAAPPAKGRKASEETETSRAGTRAAKQTTAAKVGAHKGQEPEPKAGKGAKQAGAKQAGAKPPSRRGTPAASAAKTDEKTRAAAAATGGRSKGSTCAASRAASRASAGKKKEETKTRVSARGGGLSATPKPEAKGVPKRGQPARGGKSAAKAQEAKSGRRSAPAKASGGKATPARGRAAAEKKQAPVAVKKTIDKKAISRRGTPSPKKAAAKFDAKRRPSSR, from the exons ATGGaatcgctgccgccgtcacAGTCAAACGCCGTCGCCCCGGCGCCCTTGGGTCGCGAGGagtgcgcacgcgcagaggctgaCGCAGCGATGGAAGCCTCTGTTGTGCCTGCAGCCGGCGTGGCGGCCCTCGCCGGCTCCCCGccgaagggcgacgcggaagctgCGGGTGATATCTTTGGGCaagagaggaaaggcgaagaaggagacacgcAGCAGACTCAAGGGAGCCAGCAGGCTCCTCAAAATTCAACGGCTTCGGCGGCAACAGACGAAGAGTGGAGGTGCCCGATATGCCTTGTCGTCAACGCTCCGACAGATCTCACCTGCCCGTGCTGCGAAGGGCCCAAGCCTGGTCATCAGCCC TCCTCCGGGCGCCCATCCAGCGGTCCGTCGCCGTTTGCGACCGGGACAGCGAAGGGCTCGGGCTTCCACCTGGTGGGCTCtgtttctgctgcgccttcttcgagCGGTGGCTTCGTGTTTGGTGCGAGCGCGGCTCCCGAGGGCAGGAGGAGCGAGGGATTTCGCCCCGACTTCTCGACCGCCTCcggagccgcagcctcctcttcggTCTTCTGCACGTCCGCCGGCTCCTCTTCGACACCctttgcggcggcgcccggcggcagcgggtcCTCCCTCGGTGCGAGCGCTTCACAAAGCGCgaacgccggcgcagaggtgAAGAAGCGACCCTCGGGCTTCGTGCCGGTGCTCGCGCCTTCCGAGAGCCAGTCTTCCGCATCCGCGGccagcgaggctgcggcagctgcggacgGCCGCGCCGGGGTCTGCGtgcccgccgcgggagcggaggaggacgccgaggagaaggaggaagagaaggagcggcTCGCGGTTGCGCCCaaggcgccgcaggaagacgccgcggagggcgtgcCCACAGCGACCGTCTTCATGTTCGGCTCGGGAGAAATGGATCAGATGCCCTTCTGGGTGCAGGCcgacggagaggacgacgaagatcGCGAAGTCGTcaagccgcgcgccgtcgtcgagtTCAACGGCAAGCACGTCATTCGCGCAGCCAGCGGAGCGATGCACTCGGCCGTCTTGACCGCCGACGGCCGCTGCTGGACAttcggctgcagcgacggcggagtcCTCGGCAGGGGCGCCCATTTGGGCAACAAAGCTCTCGTCCCGG ACGCCGTCCCCATCgcgggcgccgtcgtcgaAGTGGCCTGCGGGGACAGCCACACCGCGTTCCTTACGCGCCAGGGCAGACTCTATCTGGCGGGCACGTATCGG GACGCATACGGAGCTCTGGGCTTCCCAgacttcgccggcgccttccgcggcgagacgcctgcCTTCGTGGCGGAAAACGCGATGCCCGCTCTCGTCTTTTCGGGTCTCAACCGACCTCGCATTTCCGCTGTG GCCTGCGGGGAAAACCACACTGTGGCGCTCGAGCACGGTGGAGGCGCGTTTTACGTGTGGGGCAGCAACGAGTTCGGGCAGTTGGGcgtttcctccgcctcctcgctggcgtcggcggcgcaggcgtctgaGAAGAACGGCGACACCGCGACGCTGCtagcgggcggcggcggcgaagtggcgctgcaggcgaagctgagtttgctgctgcctgcgcggcgcacaGTCGGAGACCTCGTCGGCTCGCTGGGGCTGCCATCTGGGCTGGAGATCaagcgcctcttctgcggcaAATGCACCACCTTCATGACGctggaggcgtctgcggcggagcccaacggcgatgcaggcgagaaggccgccggcgccagccgcggagagcgcgaggggACTTCCTTCGTgctcggctgcggccgcaatAGCCAGGGCGAAGTCGGCTGCGGAGTGAAGAACTTTGGGTCGATCGTGGACAAGTTCGTGCAAGTTAAAAAactcgacggcgaggccaTCAAATTCATCGGCGGCGGCCagttcttctccgtcgccctccgaGCGGACGGCGCACTCTACACGTGGGGGCAAAGCGACTTCACAGGTGCGAAGCAAGCgaacgcgcaggcggct GCCGTGCACGACTTCGCGTTGGGTGCATGGGTGTGTGGCTCTGAGGCCACGACTGGCGAGAAGCTGACGCGCATgacggccggcgcggcgtcttctggTGCTTTGTTCCGCGCAGGCTTGGGCGCGGCGTTTGGCAAATACACGTCCGTGGAGGAGCCGACGCCTCTGAACaagttcgcggcgccgctgcggtggGTTCAGTGCGGCAGCGACCACTGCCTGGCGGTGACGACATCGGGGATCCTATACACCTGGGGAGCAGGGCAAAACTTCCAACTCGGCAACGGCGAGGACGTCGAGATCCGCCGCACGCCCTTCCTGGTCGACCCCCGACTCTTCGATTCCACATTCGTGCTCCAG gccTTTGGAGGTTCGCAGCACAGCATGGTGCTGTCGTGGACGGGCGCGTACGCGCAGAGggaagcggcgaaggaggaagaggagggtGAGGACGAAGGAACGAGCGCAGCTCGCAAGCGGCATCGCCCCGACACGGACCAAGAGGAGGAAgtagagagcgagagagagtcgAAACGAAGCC gcggctaCAGAGCAAGAGAAGGGCACCGGgggggcgagaagaagagtggcgagagcaagaagaaaggcggcgacgcgggccgtggagagggagaaggggaagatgagggagagaagaaagaaaaaggcgaagTCGCTGGCGAGACAAAGGCGGAGtccgaggaagaggagacacgagccgtagaggaggaggaagcagaagagcagacgaagcgcgacagcgccaaaggcggagccgcggaggaattgaaagaagaggaagatgaagagcAAGACGTGGTAGTCGACCTCGTCGTCGACGAAGAGACGGGCGCGGGGGCGAAGAAAGCCCTGAAGaagtctgcttcgcgcgccgggTCTGCGAGCCGTGGAGCCGGAGGTGgtcgcggggctgcggcgcgcacaccgagcagccgcggcgggcgggcggccgcgccccccGCCAAGGgccggaaggcgagcgaggagacagagacctCACGCGCCGGTACCAGggccgcgaagcagacgaccGCGGCGAAAGTAGGTGCGCACAAGGGACAGGAGCCCGAGCCCAAGGCAGGGAAgggcgcgaagcaggcgggggcgaagcaggcgggggcgaagccgccctcgcggcgcggcacacctgcggcgtcggccgcgaagacagacgagaagacgcgagctgccgccgctgcgacgggaggacgcagcaaaggctcgacttgcgccgcctcgcgcgcggcgtcgcgcgccagcgcaggcaagaagaaagaagagacgaagacgcgcgtcAGCGCCCGAGGAGGGGGTCTGTCAGCCACGCCGAAACCCGAGGCCAAGGGGGTGCCGAAGCGCGGGCAGCCAGCCAGAGGCGGGAAgtccgcggcgaaggcgcaggaagCGAAGTCGGGCAGAaggagcgcgccggcgaaggcaagTGGAGGCAAGGCaacgcctgcgcgaggcagagctgccgcggagaaaaAGCAGGCGCCGGTTGCGGTCAAGAAGACGATTGACAAGAAAGCGATCAGCCGACGCGGAACCCCGTCGCCAAAGAAAGCCGCTGCAAAGTTCGATGCAAAGAGAAGGCCAAGCAGCCGATAG